The genomic window AGTTCCATCCAGACAAAAACCACGCACCAGGAGCAACAGAGGCCTTTAAAAGTAACTCCATTATGATTTCTATCTGATCTGTTCTGAGCTTTTAGAAGAGTAGCTCCCCTGTGACTGATGCATGTTTAATAACATGTAACTTAGGAGTATTTATGCATTGACTTTTAGCATGTAGAAAATGAAAGGATTTATGCCTCTTCTACACATCATGTGTGATCCACTTTAGAGATCGGTAATGCGTACGCAGTGCTGAGTAACCCAGACAAAAGGCGACAGTACGACCTGACGGGAGGGGATGAGCCGAGCAGCCCGGGTCACTCGCACGGAGGAGGCTTCGACTTCCACAGGGGCTTTGAGGCCGACATCACTCCTGAAGACCTCTTCAACATGTTCTTTGGAGGAGGCTTTCCCTCCTGTAAGTAcctgtacatttttaatgtcagtgacttttatttaatttattcctgttatttAGGTTTTATCTATTTAGAATACAGCGGTCTTGTCTTTGACTTTGGATGGATTGTTTAAGTACAAGACTGAACATTGTTATTTAGATCTTTTGGTGAAGCGTGAGATCCTCAgaagttttaaacagttaatttTACAAGTCATCTGGAAAGAAAACGTGATAATAAGCACTCCAGAAGTAAAGACGGGTGGTTGCGTTCTCTTTTCTTTTAGACGTGCATAAAATTGAACACTAGGCCTGATATGCCATCTTATGTAGAAACAACTGAACATGAAGTTTTTTTGAATTCTGACCATTGTCTTTGTATCTGTACACCTCTGACATATCCTTTTTATCTACAGCAACTGCACACACCTTCACCAACGGCAGAACTAGCTTCAGCCATCAGGCGGATTACAGACAAGAGAGAAcagaagaaagaggagatgTATGTAGACgtgttcagatttttttccatttcttttgtgtgtgtgtgtgtgtttgcaaaagTTGAATGAGCAGTTTGATGTGCACCTTTAGAAAAGACATTGTACAAAATCTTCTCATTGCACTGTGTTTCCCTTTAGGGTGGCTTCTCAATGTTTATCCAGCTGATGCCCATCGTGGTTCTGATAGTAGTGTCAATACTGAGCCAGATGATGGTGTCCCCTCCACCCTACAGTCTCTACTCCAGACCGTACGTACTAAGTTTTAAAGTTTGCATtcatattgtttttgtattaataaAACGTCGGCACAAACAGCTTTTCATGGTGTCAACTAAACCCTAGAGAAATGCATTTGAGGGCTTTAGTATTCCAttcttaattttctttttttctgtcttccttttttctttttttttgcacagttctttttttaatgggatCTACTATTTAAGGAACTATCAACTCTAGGGTCAGAATTTTTCAAAAGGCTTGTACTCCCTCTGTGTTTCAGATCCACGGGTCAGACAGTGAAACGGCAGACAGAAAACTTGCGCGTTGACTACTACGTCACAAGAGATTTTAAGTCGGAGTTTAAGGGCTTGGCGATGCAGCAAATTGAGAAAAGTGTGGAGGAGGACTATGTATCTAATGTTAGAAATAACTGTTGGAAGGAGAGACAGCAAAGTGAGTAACAAACGTATTAATACACCTTTTAAAGCTTTTGctttacactttttttcccctggacTCTTGTTATAGCTCTCAcattgtgtttctgctcttctcATCCAGAAACAGACCTGCTGTATGCTGCTAAGGTATACAGGGACGACCGAATGCGCAAGAAGGCAGAACTTATGACCATGGATAACTGCAGGGAGCTGGACAGACTAAACAACCTATTCAGAGGAGGATGAGTTAGACCCTTTTAGATCACGTTATTGTACAGAATAGATgtgtatgttcatgtttttttttaagaaagagtCTTAACTCTAGGAGCaaaaacttaaagaaataagttcaaagttaaaaaatgtcCATTCTCTCATATCCCCCTTCCAACTCTCTTTCCTCACTCCAGCCTGACCCCAGGAATCGCCTTGTTACTTCACAATGAAACAATCTACTCACACTGTAGAACGCCCCAGGCCttctcgtttttttttactctccttttcttgtgttttcctAGAAACAAGGACACTTGATTGTAAAGGCATGTACTTTTGAGTAATAAGAACCCCAGAGACATTCTTCACAATTAATTCACTGTCAGCTTTCAGCATCATCTGCTTGAGGTAAATATAAGATGGGACACTTTGTAGGTTTGTCTGGTGGGGTTGACCTCCAGCCAAATCCATTTCTTGAAGGACACAGgaacaaatgaagaaaaaaaaaaagcatcttttaTCCTTCCACTCTGTTCCAAATGTGAGCAAAGATCAGTAGATCATCAATAAATACCTGTGATTTTGCTACAAGAGAATATTTTATGATTACTTCAACATTTGAAGTTGGTTGGGGCTTAACATGGAAGGACGTTTAAGCTGTTCATAAAtggttgtacattttaatttttgaatgttttgaaaTTTATGCAGTTATTTAAGAAACTATAGAGGAAAGAAATTTTTCTTCAGTGCTCGCctaatcatttaaataaagtcaaattATTACAatagactgatttttttttttctttcttttctgtcagtTTCTTTCCCAAAATGACAGGtacaaaaaacatcacattttgcctttattcatttttgctgccacacctacacacatttacattagAGCTGAAACGAAAGTGACCAGTGCTCGTTCATAGTTCTTCTTTTCCTCGAGACTTTCAGGCTTGTGGATAATCTTTAATAGCTAGCAAACGGCACTGTGCTAAGAAATGGAATGTAACCAAGTAggtcattgttgtttttccataGGTTATAATCAGTCCAAGCAATTTCAGTTTAGGTCCAGCCAGTATGGCTGTCATTCAGTCAACCTCTACATTTATGGTGCTTTTATCCAACAGTAAAAACAAGCGGCCTATAGGTGTTAATGCAACATCAGGTAATTTATATCTTTCATATGGCTCCACCAACACAACTAGATCCAGGACTTTACAAGAACTGGACTGTAGCCAGCCAGGCTCTCTTACTTAGTGTGTCCACATGTTTCAGCAGACTTGCTTCTTTGTATTACGCACATTTATcgatgtgtttcctttttttttgccaccagTGAAATAGGGGTTTGTTGGCAGTTGTTTTGGTGCACGTGTGATTCTAAGGTACAAGCTTGATCCATCTAAACATTGActgtctgctgtaaaaaaaaaaaaaaaactaaaaacatgtttattatttttgtattatttggaACTGCTGAAGTTAAAACTATGGAAGTGTATGTATTCCTAAAACGTATATCATCGTTATTCTTCAAGAGATGTATGATGAGAAACATAGTGGCTGAAGCATCATGTCCAGGCAAGGAGGGAGTCCTGATGGAGCTTCAATAAAGAAACAGGAACTGCAGTGTCATCAGACTGCATCGTTTCATAAAACCTACCTACGACCATGTTTATAtattaacttttaaaatgatatgcCTCTATGTCTGCCTATACCTAATTCTTTTAGTTGAGATATGCAGGCATACATTGTCTGCCCAATCAGTGGCTCTATTTGCAACCACCCTTTGACTTCATGCATATTAACTTAATTTTCTAATTTATTTACcaattatttatatattcttATTTACATatcttgttttaatttttttgtatacgtttttattattttccctCATACTAAGTTTACTTGTGTCAGGTAAAGTCGGGAGACTAACAGTTATATTTGTTTGTACATGTTGTGATATTTCctgaaaagaaatacaaagttgaaaaaataaagagaggTGATTTTAGACTTAAAACTAATATCTGCCATTTAAAGATAGTGAAAATGATTAATTATTTCCCAAACGAAGACGTTTACAACATCGGAGCGTCGCAACTCCGCTATCGTCGTGATTGGTTTCCCAGCGGTCACATGACAGCGTCAAAACCCGGAAATGAAACCCACTGCCGCGTCAGGTAGGCCAGCGCCTCATTATTACGTCAGGTGTTCGTGagtgaaatcaaaacaaccCCTGAAGTAAAACTTTGAGATGCCGTCAGGTGAACACATAAAGGAATAGAATCCGGCCAGGAAACGCATGGTGTTTGAAGCTTTGACGTGAACTGGACTATGCAGTATCacagctttgtttgtgttgttctgttggGTTTGTGCTCTTGTGGATGTCTTCGAAGTGTGTCTGCCTGCCAAAATGAGCCAGAGACTCCAGACTGGAGGCTGACTCTGAAAACGATCCGTAACGGAATTCACAAGATTGACACGTACCTGAACGCAGCACTGGACTTGTTTGGTGGAGATGACGGACTGTGTCATTACAGGTGCAGTGATGGTGAGCTAGTGTTTCATCTTCTTTCTAAACATTTGTATCTTTGTTGTGCTTCACTTGGCCATAGAGCCGTGTGTCATTCTGGTTTAACGTCAGTATTATTATTCATAACTGAGCTTTACACTGTTATGTCAAGAACAAAAGTAGCAGAGACGTTTTTATGGATTTTGAGTTGATGCAACATTTACAAACCAGCACATATACATTGTGTTCCCTTTAGTGGCAAGGTAAGTCCATTAAGTGGACTGTATACTGATGTGTTTATCTCTTACAGGAAGATAGCTGGCTGTGACTGAACAAGAAACCTTTTCACCTTTGCTCCTCTGTCACAGGCTACACGCCGGTACCTCGTCCTGGATACAAACAGCCACCGCCCAACGGATGTGGATCCCCACTGTTTGGATTTCAGGTAGTTTGACACAGGTTTGATGTTTCCTCCGTCTCTGGAACAAGCAGACCAAGGGATTTCACTTTTATACAAGCAGCCACACTCTCCATGTTCTTGAGCATTTAGAGTAGAatagaagtttatttataaagcacatttcattacaggtgAGCTCaattgaagattaaaaaaaacaaaaacataggaATACAAGAGACACAAAAGTTGTCTCAACAATCATGAATATGATACAAAAAATCAGATTAGGGACAAAacagtacaaaaacaaaacaaaaaaaacacttacacatatacacacagagtaATTATTTGTATGCTTGAGGGAATAGATAGGTTTTGAGTTTGGCTTTGA from Labrus bergylta chromosome 1, fLabBer1.1, whole genome shotgun sequence includes these protein-coding regions:
- the dnajb14 gene encoding dnaJ homolog subfamily B member 14 — its product is MEGNRDEAERCIDIATRALEAGDKEKALRYLNKAEKLYPTVRAKALLDALQKNGSSAGNGAYRRRPTESTDSQSERKSQESGGSDLAKAFTKEQVEGVQRIKRCKDYYEVLGVNKEVNEEELKKAYRKLALKFHPDKNHAPGATEAFKKIGNAYAVLSNPDKRRQYDLTGGDEPSSPGHSHGGGFDFHRGFEADITPEDLFNMFFGGGFPSSTAHTFTNGRTSFSHQADYRQERTEERGDGGFSMFIQLMPIVVLIVVSILSQMMVSPPPYSLYSRPSTGQTVKRQTENLRVDYYVTRDFKSEFKGLAMQQIEKSVEEDYVSNVRNNCWKERQQKTDLLYAAKVYRDDRMRKKAELMTMDNCRELDRLNNLFRGG
- the pla2g12a gene encoding group XIIA secretory phospholipase A2, which codes for MQYHSFVCVVLLGLCSCGCLRSVSACQNEPETPDWRLTLKTIRNGIHKIDTYLNAALDLFGGDDGLCHYRCSDGYTPVPRPGYKQPPPNGCGSPLFGFQFDIGIPSMTKCCNQHDRCYDTCGQEKHDCDEQFQDCLETICRNVQRTLGLAKSVQACESAVTLLFDAVMHMGCKPYLDSQRDSCVCQYEMNREL